GATGCGCTTGTCGCCTTCCGTGATCCGCGGCAGGAAGCGCTGCACCACCCAGGGCTCGCGGAAGGTGACCGAGAACAGGTCGAACATCGAGCCGAAGTTGGGATCGTCGGGCAGCACCCGCAGCACCGCGGCGCCGCCGTGGCCGTGCAGCGGCTTCATCACCACCGCGCCGTGCTCGGCCCGGAACTCCTCGATCTCCTGCTTGTCGCGGGTGATCAGGGTCGGGGGCATCAGCTCCGGATAGGCGGTGACGAACAGCTTCTCGGGGGCGTTGCGCACCTCGAACGGGTTGTTCACCACGAGCGTCCGCGGATGGATGCGCTCGAGCAGGTGCGTCGCCGTGATGTAGGCGAGGTCGAAGGGCGGGTCCTGGCGCATCAGCACCACGTCGACCTCGGCCAGGTCGATCCGCTCCTGGGCGCCGAGGGCCGCGTGGTCGCCCTCGACGTCCTGCACCCGCAGGGGCTCGACCCGGGCGGTGACGCGCCCGTCGCGCATCGAGAGCCGGTCCGGGGTGTAGTGCAGCAGCGTGTGCCCGCGTCCTTGAGCTTCGAGCAGCAGCGAGAAGGTGGTGTCGCCGGCGATGCGGATCGCCTGGATCGGGTCCATCTGGACCGCGACGGTGAGGGCCATGTCGGGGGTATCTCCGGTCGCCCGGGTTATCGGGCGGCCCGCGCCCGATGGCAACGGGCCCCGACAAGGAAGGCCCCGCGCGCAGAGGCTGCGGCGGGGCCCCAAGTCGAGGGAGGAAACGCCCATGAGGGCCCGGGAGGGTCTCGCAAGCCGCGTGCCAATGCGGGTGGCGAGACCGATTCGTCGTCGTGCTCTAGCGGCTTCGCTCAGGCAGCCTTGAGCACTCAGGCAGCCTTGCGGTTCACCCGGCTCTCGGCGAGCGAGGTGAGGATCTTGTCGGTCGCCTTCTCCTCTTCGAGGGTCTGCTGCAGCGGCCCGATCACGTCCTTGCGGCCGAGCTGCTGGGCATAGGCGATGATGGTGCCGTAGCGGGTGATCTCGTAGTGCTCGACCGCCTGGGCGGCGGCCAGCATGGCGGCGTCGCGCACCTCGGCGTCGTCGGTGTCGCCGATGATTTCCTCGGCCTCGGCGATGATCCCGTCCATCGCCGCGCAGCGGACGCCCTTGGCGGACTGGCCGAGCGTCTGGAACACCTGGTCGAGCCGCCGGATCTGGCCTTCGGTCTCGCGCAGGTGGGTCTCGAAGCCCGCCTTCAGCTGCGGGTCGCTCGCCTTGGCGATCATCTTCGGCAGCGCCTTCGTGATCTGCTGCTCGGCGTAGTAGATGTCCTGGAGCATGTGGTGGAACAGATCGTCCATGCTCTTGATCGGTTTCGAGAACAGGCCCATGGCGTTCTCCCTGGAAGGCGCAGAGATGCGCTCAGCTGCGCAGCATCGTCATCTGCGTAGGGTGTAAAGACGTCCGCGCAGGGTAAAAGCATCTCGGCGAGCGCGACGGTTCAGCCGTGCTCCTACGACTGTCGAGGAACGTCGCCGGTCTGAGCCGGTTCCTCAAAAACTCCGGGCGGGTATCATTTCGCCGCCCGCGGGTCCGGGCTCCGAGGGTCCTGCCCGGGCCACTCGACGATGCGGTCGGGCAGCTCCTCGGTCTCGAACTCCTCCTCGGTGCCGCTGACCTTGCCGCGGACCGAGATGCCGGCCTCGTGCACGGTGCGGCGGGTGCCGGAGACCAGGGGGTGCCACCACGGCAGGTCGTGCCCGTCGCGCACCAGGCGGTAGCCGCAGGTCGGCGGCAGCCAGGGCAGAGAGCGCACCGCCTCGGGCGTCAACCGGACGCAGTCGGGGACGCGGGCCTGGCGCCTCGCGTAGTCGCTGCAGCGGCAGGTGCCGGCATCCAGCAGCGTGCAGCCGATGTCGGTGTAGTGGATCTCGGCGGTGTCCTCGTCCTCGAGCTTGAGCAGGCAGCAGCGGCCGCAGCCGTCGCACAGGCTCTCCCATTCGGCCGGGCTGAAATCCTCCAGGACTTTGCCGCGCCAGAACGGGGTCGCGGCCTTGAGGGAGGCGGGCGGGCGCGGGGTCTTGCTGCGGGCTTCGGCCACGGATGCGAAAGGCCTTCGGGGCGCCGGATCGCCGGCGCGGGAGGGAAAGGAGGGTCGGAAGACGTTCTCCGAGACACCCCCTTGCCGCGCGCGGGGCCTGCGGGCAAGCGCGGCCGGCGACGTCTGCGCAATCCTGCGACGTCGTGTCGGTGCGGGACCGCCCCATATAGGTCGCGACGACCTGCGATCGCCGCTCCGCCTCGCGCTACGATGCGGGGTTTGCTAGACCTGATGCCGCGTCACCCGAGGACCCGCCCAAGTGCCCGAGAATTGGCCCGAGAACCGGCCCACCCACCGGCTGACCAGGCTCCGGACCCGCCTGTCCCACGGGATGCTCGGCTTCGACGCCTGGATGAACGACGGCCTCTACAACGGCGGCCGCTCGTTCGGCGAGGCCTACGGGCGCTACGCCGAGAAGATCCAGCGGCGCTTCCGGGTCGCGGGCATCAAGCGCGTCGTGCTCGACCTCACCAGCGAGGCGGTGACGCTCGGGCTCGCCGGCGGCGTGGTGATGCTGACGCTCGCCCAGCCGGCCTTCAACCAGACCAGCGAGAACTGGCTCAAGGCCCCGGACCTCGCCGTGACCTTCCTCGACCGCTACGGCACCGAGGTCGGGCGGCGCGGCATTAAGCACGACGATTCGCTGCGCATCGACGAGTTTCCCGACATCCTGGTCAAGGCGCTGATCTCGACCGAGGACCGGCGCTTCTACGAGCACTGGGGCATCGACCCGATCGGCACCCTGCGCGCCGTGACCGTGAACGCGCGCGGCGGCGGCCACGTCCAGGGCGGCTCCTCGCTCACCCAGCAGCTCGCCAAGAACCTGTTCCTGTCGAACGAGCGCTCGCTCGAGCGCAAGGTCAACGAGGCGTTCCTGGCGCTCTGGCTCGAGTGCCACCTGACCAAGAACGAGATCCTGAAGCTCTACCTCGACCGGGCCTACATGGGCGGCGGCACCTTCGGGGCGGCGGCGGCGGCGGACTACTACTTCGGCAAGAACCTCAAGGACATCACCCTGCCGGAGGCCGCCATGCTGGCCGGCCTGTTCAAGGCGCCGACGAAGTACGCGCCCCACGTCAACCTGCCGGCGGCGCGCGCGCGGGCGGCGGACGTGCTGCACAACATGGTCGAGGCGGGCTACCTGACGGAAGGGCAGATCCAGTCGGCCCTGCGCAACCCGGCGACCCCGGTGACGCGCTCGCGCGACATCAGCGCCGACTACTACCTCGACTGGGCCTTCAACGAGATCAAGAAGCTCGTCGACGAGGGCAAGCTGAAGAAGGAGCGGGTGCTGGTCGTGAAGACCCCGCTCGACCTCGCGATCCAGAAGCGGGCCGACCAGGCGGTGGAGAACGTGCTGCGCCAGTTCGGCGACGCCTTCGACGTCGAGCAGGCGGCCCTCGTGACCATGGACCCCGACGGCGCCGTGCGGGCGATGGTCGGCGGGGCCGATTACGGCCAGAGCCAGTTCAACCGCGCCACCGACGCGCTGCGCCAGCCCGGATCCTCGTTCAAGCCCTACGTCTACGCCGCGGCGCTCGCGACCGGGCAGTGGCGGCCCGAGAGCAAGGTGGTCGACCGGCCGGTCTGCATCGGCAACTGGTGCCCGGCGAATTACGGCCGCTCCTTCGCCGGCACGGTGCCGCTCTGGGTCGCGGTGGCGAAGTCGATCAACACCATCCCGGTGCAGTTCTCGATCGCCATGGGCAAGCAGCTCGGCGAGACCCACGACGCCCGGGCGGCCAAGCTCGGCCGCTCCAAGATCATCGCGCTCGCCCACAAGATGGGCGTGACCTCGAACCTCGTCGATTCGGTGTCGCTGCCGATCGGCTCGGCCGAGGTGACGGTGATCGACCAGGCCGCCGGCTACTCGGTCTTCGCCAACGGGGGGCGGCGGGCCAAGCCCTACGCGGCGACCGAGATCCGCACCGGCGCCGGCGAGGTGATCTACCGCCACGACACCAGCGAGGCCCCCCCCGAGCAGGTGCTCTCGACCCGCGTCGTCGCCGACATGAACTACATGCTGAACAAGGTCGTCGACGAGGGCACGGGCCGCAAGGCGGCGGTCGAGGGCGTGCGCACCGCCGGCAAGTCAGGCACCACCAACGCCTACCGCGACGCCTGGTTCGTCGGCTACACCGGCAACCTCGTGACCGCCGTCTGGTACGGCAACGACGACCATTCCTCGACCAAGAACCTGACCGGCGGCTCGCTGCCGGCGATCACCTTCCACGAGGTGATGGCCCCGGCCCACCAGGGCCTCGAGATCAAGCCGATGCCGGGCTTCGAATCCGACAAGGCCGGCGCCCGCACCGCGCAAGGTCCCGCCCCGGCGACGCCCCCGCCCGGCGCCCCGGCCGGCGCCCTGTCGCGCCGCTCCTTCGAGGTGCTGGGCGGCCTGGGGACCCTGTTCCGCTCGGTCGAGAGCCCGCCCCCCGGACGGGCGGCGTTCAACGCGGTGGGAGGCGGCGGGGCCGGCGGGTCGTCGGTCCGGTGACCGGAGGGGGGATGCGTCCCGCGGCTGCCGCGATCCCCTGCGGCTCGGGACGCGAGGCCGGGAGGCGCCATCCGATGACGCCTCCTGCAGTCCGGGGCCGATGATGCGCGATCCGACATCCTGCGGCGCACGCCCCTTTGGGACGACCGACGGCCGCATCCTGCGAGGCGACCTAGCCACCCCGCCCGACCCTGTGACACCATGACATTCGCTTCCGCATTCCGGCACGCGTTCCAGGGCCGCACGAAGGCAAAGGCCATGAAGTACGTGGCGGTCACCCGCATTCTCGACGAGGCGGACATCGTCGAGGCCTTCACGCGGCATTCGGCCTT
The sequence above is drawn from the Methylobacterium terrae genome and encodes:
- the gshB gene encoding glutathione synthase; its protein translation is MALTVAVQMDPIQAIRIAGDTTFSLLLEAQGRGHTLLHYTPDRLSMRDGRVTARVEPLRVQDVEGDHAALGAQERIDLAEVDVVLMRQDPPFDLAYITATHLLERIHPRTLVVNNPFEVRNAPEKLFVTAYPELMPPTLITRDKQEIEEFRAEHGAVVMKPLHGHGGAAVLRVLPDDPNFGSMFDLFSVTFREPWVVQRFLPRITEGDKRIILVDGVPLGAVNRVPAANDIRSNMVRGGTGGATALTPREQEICAAIGPELRRRGLILVGIDVIDGNLTEINVTSPTGIRAIKRLGGPDLAVAVWDAIEAKVTKPQVA
- a CDS encoding transglycosylase domain-containing protein; the protein is MLGFDAWMNDGLYNGGRSFGEAYGRYAEKIQRRFRVAGIKRVVLDLTSEAVTLGLAGGVVMLTLAQPAFNQTSENWLKAPDLAVTFLDRYGTEVGRRGIKHDDSLRIDEFPDILVKALISTEDRRFYEHWGIDPIGTLRAVTVNARGGGHVQGGSSLTQQLAKNLFLSNERSLERKVNEAFLALWLECHLTKNEILKLYLDRAYMGGGTFGAAAAADYYFGKNLKDITLPEAAMLAGLFKAPTKYAPHVNLPAARARAADVLHNMVEAGYLTEGQIQSALRNPATPVTRSRDISADYYLDWAFNEIKKLVDEGKLKKERVLVVKTPLDLAIQKRADQAVENVLRQFGDAFDVEQAALVTMDPDGAVRAMVGGADYGQSQFNRATDALRQPGSSFKPYVYAAALATGQWRPESKVVDRPVCIGNWCPANYGRSFAGTVPLWVAVAKSINTIPVQFSIAMGKQLGETHDARAAKLGRSKIIALAHKMGVTSNLVDSVSLPIGSAEVTVIDQAAGYSVFANGGRRAKPYAATEIRTGAGEVIYRHDTSEAPPEQVLSTRVVADMNYMLNKVVDEGTGRKAAVEGVRTAGKSGTTNAYRDAWFVGYTGNLVTAVWYGNDDHSSTKNLTGGSLPAITFHEVMAPAHQGLEIKPMPGFESDKAGARTAQGPAPATPPPGAPAGALSRRSFEVLGGLGTLFRSVESPPPGRAAFNAVGGGGAGGSSVR
- a CDS encoding YcgN family cysteine cluster protein, with amino-acid sequence MAEARSKTPRPPASLKAATPFWRGKVLEDFSPAEWESLCDGCGRCCLLKLEDEDTAEIHYTDIGCTLLDAGTCRCSDYARRQARVPDCVRLTPEAVRSLPWLPPTCGYRLVRDGHDLPWWHPLVSGTRRTVHEAGISVRGKVSGTEEEFETEELPDRIVEWPGQDPRSPDPRAAK
- a CDS encoding ferritin-like domain-containing protein; the protein is MGLFSKPIKSMDDLFHHMLQDIYYAEQQITKALPKMIAKASDPQLKAGFETHLRETEGQIRRLDQVFQTLGQSAKGVRCAAMDGIIAEAEEIIGDTDDAEVRDAAMLAAAQAVEHYEITRYGTIIAYAQQLGRKDVIGPLQQTLEEEKATDKILTSLAESRVNRKAA